A stretch of the Sporichthya brevicatena genome encodes the following:
- a CDS encoding OsmC family protein — translation MDKTALQEIQAPLKDRYRTEPTAAQITLSADGTLDDGIACSVQTGKALVEAGLHPATGGDGLQACSGDMLLQALVACAGVTLRAVATSLEIPIRGGILRAEGDLDFRGTLGVAKDAPVGFTAIRLSIDVDTDADADQLATLLKLTERYCVVYQTLAGNPALTVSLS, via the coding sequence ATGGACAAGACCGCTCTCCAGGAGATCCAGGCTCCGCTGAAGGACCGGTACCGGACCGAGCCGACGGCAGCACAGATCACGCTGTCCGCCGACGGGACGCTGGACGACGGCATCGCCTGCTCGGTGCAGACCGGGAAGGCCCTCGTCGAGGCCGGGCTGCACCCCGCGACCGGCGGCGACGGGTTGCAAGCCTGCTCCGGCGACATGCTGCTCCAGGCCCTGGTCGCCTGCGCCGGCGTGACGCTGCGCGCGGTCGCGACGTCCCTGGAGATTCCGATCCGGGGCGGCATCCTGCGTGCCGAGGGCGACCTCGACTTTCGCGGGACACTCGGGGTCGCGAAGGACGCCCCGGTGGGGTTCACCGCGATCCGGCTGTCGATCGACGTCGACACCGACGCCGACGCCGACCAGCTCGCGACGCTGCTGAAGCTGACCGAGCGCTACTGCGTCGTCTACCAGACCCTGGCGGGCAACCCCGCCCTGACGGTCTCGCTCTCCTGA
- the ddaH gene encoding dimethylargininase encodes MTMPHVTGTPAIPAPASGATTGPATVTTLPGVRVARPRHYLMCRPTHFEVTYAINPWMDPTGEPVDTDLAMRQWEGLRDAYRALGHTVDVIEGVPGLPDMVFAANGALVVDGKVLGASFLAAERQPEGPAYLEWLRATGMFSDFGSTSTVNEGEGDFLDLDTVLLAGTGFRTSRMAHGEAQEFFGKPVISLQLVDPSYYHLDTAIAVLGDHDIAYYPGAFSPGSNAVLRRMFPDAITVDADEAATFAMNSVSDGKHVVVPVESVRFAAALRERGYDPVPVELSEFKKSGGGPKCCTLELRS; translated from the coding sequence ATGACGATGCCTCACGTGACCGGGACTCCCGCGATCCCGGCTCCCGCCTCCGGTGCCACGACCGGCCCGGCCACCGTCACCACGCTGCCCGGCGTCCGCGTCGCGCGTCCGCGGCACTACCTGATGTGCCGGCCGACCCACTTCGAGGTCACCTACGCGATCAACCCGTGGATGGACCCGACCGGCGAGCCCGTCGACACCGACCTGGCGATGCGGCAGTGGGAGGGCCTGCGCGACGCCTACCGCGCGCTCGGCCACACCGTCGACGTCATCGAGGGCGTGCCCGGCCTGCCCGACATGGTCTTCGCCGCGAACGGCGCACTCGTCGTCGACGGCAAGGTGCTCGGCGCCAGCTTCCTCGCGGCCGAGCGCCAGCCCGAGGGCCCCGCGTACCTGGAGTGGCTGCGCGCGACCGGGATGTTCTCGGACTTCGGCTCGACGAGCACCGTCAACGAGGGGGAGGGCGACTTCCTCGACCTCGACACCGTTCTCCTCGCCGGCACCGGGTTCCGGACCTCGCGCATGGCGCACGGCGAGGCGCAGGAGTTCTTCGGCAAGCCGGTGATCTCGCTGCAGCTGGTGGACCCGAGCTACTACCACCTCGACACCGCCATCGCCGTCCTCGGCGACCACGACATCGCGTACTACCCGGGCGCGTTCTCGCCGGGCAGCAACGCAGTCCTGCGCCGGATGTTCCCGGACGCGATCACCGTCGACGCCGACGAGGCCGCGACGTTCGCGATGAACTCGGTCTCCGACGGCAAGCACGTCGTCGTTCCCGTCGAGAGCGTTCGCTTCGCCGCGGCGCTGCGCGAGCGGGGCTACGATCCCGTGCCCGTCGAGCTGTCCGAGTTCAAGAAGTCCGGCGGAGGTCCCAAGTGCTGCACCCTGGAACTGCGTTCATGA
- a CDS encoding prolyl oligopeptidase family serine peptidase has product MSTESFPRLSARTQRFTLGMPRNFAVAPDGSRIVFLRSASGTDRTTLLWVADVRADGLTERVVADPRNLFSGDEELSDAERARRERAREGAGGVVGFATDGTVSVAAFVLSGGLYVADLGTGEVRALAATEPVFDPRPDPTGRQIAYVSGGAVRVIDVDGTNDRAVPGQDPGDDVSWGLAEFVAAEEMGRFRGYWWSPEGDALLVARTDNAPVQRWHIADPAHPGRAPHEIAYPAAGTPNARVSLHLLRLDGSAVEVRWDAEQYEYLPVVHWSGNGNPLLLVQTRDQRRTQILEVDPSTGATIGLHTETDPVWIDLIDGVPAWSGDGELIRAADSGDTRRLFVGARMVSGDLQVRSVLGSLNGDALFAASADEPTEIHIYKASPDGPVRLSRTAGVHVAAAGGSVLVLACASLDWAGRRTLVLRDGHLVGEIASSALTPPVTPAPRLLHAGPRAIRTALLLPTGHQPGTRLPVLMDPYGGPHAQRVTAARNAFNESQWWADQGFAVVVADGRGTPGRGTSWERAIAGDVAAPVLEDQIEALHAAAEQCPDLDTTRVAIRGWSFGGYLAALAVLLRPDVFGAGIAGAPVTDWALYDTHYTERYLGTPAGNPENYARTSLVTAGALTPAVEKAVAAGPHRPLLIVHGLADDNVVAAHTLQLSSALLAAGRPHQVLPLSGVTHMTPQEVVAENLLLFQLDFLRGALGLTT; this is encoded by the coding sequence ATGAGCACCGAGTCCTTCCCGCGCCTGTCCGCCCGTACCCAGCGCTTCACGCTCGGCATGCCGCGCAACTTCGCGGTGGCGCCGGACGGCAGCCGGATCGTGTTCCTGCGCTCGGCCTCCGGGACCGACCGGACCACGCTGCTCTGGGTCGCGGACGTCCGGGCCGACGGACTCACCGAACGAGTCGTCGCGGACCCGCGCAACCTGTTCTCCGGCGACGAGGAACTCTCCGACGCCGAGCGCGCCCGGCGCGAGCGGGCCCGGGAGGGCGCCGGCGGCGTGGTCGGGTTCGCCACCGACGGGACGGTGTCGGTCGCGGCCTTCGTGCTCTCCGGCGGGCTCTACGTCGCCGACCTCGGGACCGGCGAGGTCCGGGCTCTCGCCGCCACGGAGCCGGTCTTCGACCCCCGCCCCGACCCGACGGGCCGTCAGATCGCTTACGTCTCCGGCGGTGCGGTGCGTGTGATCGATGTCGACGGCACGAACGACCGCGCGGTGCCGGGTCAGGACCCGGGGGACGACGTCTCGTGGGGTCTCGCCGAGTTCGTCGCGGCCGAGGAGATGGGCCGGTTCCGCGGGTACTGGTGGTCCCCCGAGGGCGACGCCCTGCTCGTCGCGCGCACCGACAACGCGCCGGTCCAGCGTTGGCACATCGCCGACCCGGCGCACCCCGGCCGCGCCCCGCACGAGATCGCCTACCCGGCCGCCGGCACGCCCAACGCCCGCGTGAGCCTGCACCTGCTCCGCCTCGACGGCAGCGCGGTCGAGGTCCGCTGGGACGCCGAGCAGTACGAGTACCTGCCGGTCGTGCACTGGTCGGGCAACGGGAACCCGCTGCTGCTGGTGCAGACCCGCGACCAGCGCCGGACGCAGATCCTGGAGGTCGACCCCAGCACCGGGGCGACCATCGGCCTGCACACCGAGACCGATCCGGTGTGGATCGACCTGATCGACGGCGTCCCGGCCTGGTCGGGCGACGGTGAGCTGATCCGGGCCGCCGACTCCGGGGACACCCGTCGCCTGTTCGTCGGCGCCCGCATGGTCTCCGGCGACCTGCAGGTGCGGTCGGTGCTCGGCAGCCTGAACGGCGACGCGCTGTTCGCCGCCTCGGCCGACGAGCCGACCGAGATCCACATCTACAAGGCCTCCCCCGACGGGCCCGTCCGCCTCTCGCGCACGGCCGGCGTGCACGTCGCGGCCGCGGGCGGGTCCGTGCTCGTGCTGGCCTGCGCGTCGCTGGACTGGGCCGGCCGCCGGACGCTCGTGTTGCGCGACGGCCACCTCGTCGGCGAGATCGCGTCCTCGGCGCTGACGCCGCCGGTCACCCCCGCCCCGCGACTGCTGCACGCCGGACCGCGGGCGATCCGCACCGCACTGCTCCTGCCGACGGGGCATCAGCCGGGGACCCGGCTGCCGGTACTGATGGACCCCTACGGCGGCCCGCACGCCCAGCGCGTCACCGCGGCGCGCAATGCGTTCAACGAGTCGCAGTGGTGGGCGGACCAGGGCTTCGCGGTCGTCGTCGCCGACGGCCGCGGGACACCCGGCCGCGGCACCTCCTGGGAGCGCGCGATCGCGGGCGACGTCGCCGCTCCCGTGCTCGAGGACCAGATCGAGGCGCTGCACGCCGCCGCCGAGCAGTGCCCGGACCTCGACACCACCCGCGTCGCGATCCGCGGTTGGTCCTTCGGCGGCTACCTCGCCGCCCTCGCCGTCCTGCTGCGGCCCGACGTCTTCGGCGCGGGCATCGCCGGGGCTCCCGTCACCGACTGGGCGCTCTACGACACCCACTACACCGAGCGGTACCTCGGCACCCCCGCCGGGAACCCGGAGAACTACGCGCGCACCTCGCTCGTCACCGCCGGGGCGCTGACCCCCGCGGTGGAGAAGGCCGTCGCCGCGGGACCCCACCGGCCGCTGCTGATCGTCCACGGCCTCGCCGACGACAACGTCGTCGCGGCCCACACCCTGCAGCTCTCCTCGGCCCTGCTCGCCGCCGGCCGGCCGCACCAGGTGCTCCCGCTCTCCGGGGTCACCCACATGACCCCGCAGGAGGTCGTCGCCGAGAACCTGCTGCTGTTCCAGCTCGACTTCCTGCGCGGCGCCCTGGGCCTCACGACCTAA
- a CDS encoding DUF6113 family protein has product MAAKAAAKAPAKAPPPHATQPLPVVLGTAVGLAALGFVLGAGGSFLQARTVFAGVRWPLGCVFVLVVLGAVALSAGMLTRSRLAVGTLAAGWVISVLVFTAGRPEGDVIIAADLAGYLYLFGGVTVLAVVSSLPFATLPTPAASTDPKSPPA; this is encoded by the coding sequence GTGGCCGCGAAGGCTGCCGCGAAGGCTCCCGCGAAGGCTCCGCCGCCGCACGCGACCCAGCCGCTCCCGGTGGTGCTGGGGACGGCCGTGGGGCTGGCGGCGCTGGGGTTCGTCCTCGGGGCCGGGGGCTCGTTCCTGCAGGCGCGGACGGTCTTCGCCGGCGTGCGCTGGCCGCTCGGGTGCGTGTTCGTCCTCGTCGTGCTCGGGGCGGTCGCGCTCAGCGCGGGGATGCTCACGCGCAGCCGTCTCGCGGTGGGGACGCTCGCCGCGGGCTGGGTGATCAGCGTCCTCGTCTTCACCGCCGGCCGCCCGGAGGGCGATGTGATCATCGCCGCCGACCTCGCGGGCTACCTGTACCTGTTCGGCGGTGTCACGGTGCTCGCGGTGGTGTCCTCCCTCCCGTTCGCCACGCTGCCGACCCCTGCCGCGAGCACGGACCCGAAGTCACCTCCCGCGTGA
- the rocD gene encoding ornithine--oxo-acid transaminase: MTVPAARTAAADRADLRDRCAHNYHPLPVVVHEAAGSWVTDVDGKRYLDCLAAYSALNFGHGHPELLAAARDQLDRLTLTSRAFDHDGLYEFCAELGDLAGKQMVLPMNTGAEAVETAIKVARKWGYEVKGVARDCANIIVAADNFHGRTTTIVSFSTDPDARDNFGPFTPGFTVVPYGDAAAIESAIDDNTVAVLIEPIQGEAGVLVPPAGYLTAVREICTRRGVLFVADEIQSGLGRTGALFACDHENVVPDMYLLGKALGGGIVPVSAVAADADVLGVLKPGQHGSTFGGNPLACAVGRAVVRLLATGEFQERARVHGARMHDGLGELTSMGVTAVRGRGLWAGIDIDPAVGTGRQICERLMHLGVLAKDTHGSTIRLAPPLVITGDEIDWAVARLAEALRG, from the coding sequence ATGACCGTCCCCGCTGCGCGCACCGCTGCCGCGGACCGTGCCGACCTGCGCGACCGCTGCGCGCACAACTACCACCCGCTCCCGGTCGTGGTGCACGAGGCGGCCGGTTCCTGGGTGACCGACGTCGACGGCAAGCGCTACCTGGACTGCCTCGCGGCGTACTCGGCGCTGAACTTCGGTCACGGCCACCCCGAGCTTCTGGCCGCGGCGCGTGACCAGCTGGACCGGCTGACGCTGACCAGCCGCGCGTTCGACCACGACGGGCTCTACGAATTCTGCGCGGAGCTCGGTGACCTCGCCGGCAAGCAGATGGTGCTGCCGATGAACACCGGCGCCGAGGCCGTCGAGACCGCCATCAAGGTCGCCCGCAAGTGGGGCTACGAGGTCAAGGGCGTCGCCCGCGACTGCGCGAACATCATCGTCGCTGCGGACAACTTCCACGGCCGCACGACGACGATCGTCTCGTTCTCGACCGACCCCGACGCGCGCGACAACTTCGGCCCGTTCACCCCGGGCTTCACCGTCGTGCCCTACGGCGACGCCGCGGCCATCGAGTCCGCGATCGACGACAACACCGTCGCGGTGCTGATCGAGCCGATCCAGGGCGAGGCCGGCGTCCTCGTCCCGCCGGCGGGCTACCTGACCGCGGTCCGCGAGATCTGCACGCGGCGCGGGGTCCTGTTCGTCGCCGACGAGATTCAGTCCGGGCTGGGCCGAACGGGTGCACTGTTCGCCTGCGACCACGAGAACGTCGTCCCGGACATGTATCTGCTCGGCAAGGCCCTCGGCGGCGGCATCGTGCCGGTGTCCGCGGTGGCCGCGGACGCCGACGTCCTCGGTGTTCTGAAGCCGGGTCAGCACGGCTCGACGTTCGGCGGCAACCCGCTCGCCTGCGCCGTCGGCCGCGCCGTCGTCCGGCTGCTCGCGACCGGCGAGTTCCAGGAGCGGGCCCGCGTCCACGGCGCCCGGATGCACGACGGCCTCGGTGAGTTGACGTCGATGGGCGTCACCGCCGTCCGCGGCCGCGGCCTGTGGGCCGGCATCGACATCGACCCCGCCGTCGGCACCGGTCGGCAGATCTGCGAGCGGCTGATGCACCTCGGCGTCCTCGCCAAGGACACCCACGGCTCGACGATCCGCCTCGCCCCGCCGCTGGTCATCACCGGCGACGAGATCGACTGGGCCGTCGCCCGCCTCGCCGAGGCCCTCCGCGGCTGA
- a CDS encoding VanW family protein — protein MTESTPAVSSGGSGGRRTALRVGIVAGGAVAAVGLLYGVAVATTGGNIPRNTEVLGIAIGGKSVEDARTHLSVALPERLPDAMTVVAADKRLTRPTGDLGLDIDIEATAAKAREGWASPFRAIKTLFGAGREIDPVPAIDTETLNTAVEEMNDEVSLGFVEGGLDFSTGVAKPIAPIPGRGLDDEAVAAALTDAFLAGEAEVAAPIVDVQPEIDQAAVDRALAGIGARAMSGPVTITVAKNSVELTPAQFGPFLSTEPADGDLRLVVDAEGLVDSLEDKVEDLGRPPRDAKFKFNEDEETVEIVPSRAGIVLDPGVLGDKLADVLVGDGPRTVDAGARTQAPKFSTADAEALGIKDKLSSFKTEYPYAAYRVTNIGRAAEKINGSIVMPDEIWSLNKTVGERTVKNGFVRGYIIKNGQFIEDLGGGVSQSATTTYNAAFFAGLKDIEHHPHSLYIGRYPAGREATVAWPSKDLRFQNDSGHPVYIQANHKVGSIEVSMWGTKVWDKIESISSPRRNIVSPKTVESEDPDCEPQSPVDGFDITVTRVFFKDGEEAKRETYDTHYFPTDRIVCVEPGKGTKSPTPGSSESPDPSPSRTPKPPKSTPTPKPEPSPSASPTTSSSAPPLPIGGDDDVVPD, from the coding sequence GTGACCGAGTCCACCCCGGCTGTCTCGTCCGGTGGGTCCGGCGGGCGCCGGACCGCACTGCGTGTCGGGATCGTCGCCGGCGGGGCCGTCGCCGCCGTCGGGCTGCTGTACGGCGTCGCCGTGGCGACGACCGGGGGCAACATTCCGCGCAACACCGAGGTGCTCGGCATCGCGATCGGCGGGAAGTCGGTCGAGGACGCCCGGACGCACCTGTCCGTGGCGCTGCCCGAGCGGCTCCCCGACGCGATGACCGTTGTCGCCGCGGACAAACGCCTGACGCGGCCGACCGGCGACCTCGGCCTCGACATCGACATCGAGGCCACCGCGGCGAAGGCCCGCGAGGGCTGGGCGTCCCCGTTCCGTGCGATCAAAACGCTCTTCGGCGCGGGCCGGGAGATCGACCCGGTGCCGGCGATCGACACCGAGACCCTGAACACCGCCGTCGAGGAGATGAACGACGAGGTCAGCCTCGGGTTCGTCGAGGGCGGGCTGGACTTCTCCACCGGCGTCGCCAAGCCGATCGCGCCCATCCCCGGCCGCGGGCTGGACGACGAGGCCGTCGCCGCGGCGCTGACCGACGCGTTCCTCGCCGGTGAGGCCGAGGTCGCAGCGCCGATCGTCGACGTGCAGCCGGAGATCGACCAGGCCGCCGTCGACCGCGCACTCGCGGGCATCGGCGCTCGGGCCATGTCCGGGCCGGTGACGATCACCGTCGCCAAGAACTCCGTCGAGCTGACGCCGGCGCAGTTCGGGCCGTTCCTGTCGACCGAGCCCGCCGACGGCGACCTGCGCCTGGTCGTCGACGCCGAGGGTCTGGTCGACAGCCTCGAGGACAAGGTCGAGGACCTCGGCCGCCCGCCGCGGGACGCGAAGTTCAAGTTCAACGAGGATGAGGAGACGGTCGAGATCGTCCCGAGCCGCGCGGGGATCGTGCTCGACCCCGGGGTGCTCGGCGACAAGCTCGCGGACGTCCTCGTCGGCGACGGGCCGCGCACGGTGGACGCCGGTGCGCGCACGCAGGCGCCGAAGTTCAGCACCGCCGACGCCGAGGCGCTCGGCATCAAGGACAAGCTCTCCAGCTTCAAGACCGAGTACCCGTACGCGGCCTACCGCGTGACGAACATCGGCCGGGCGGCGGAGAAGATCAACGGCTCGATCGTCATGCCCGACGAGATCTGGAGCCTGAACAAGACCGTCGGCGAACGGACCGTCAAGAACGGGTTCGTCCGCGGCTACATCATCAAGAACGGTCAGTTCATCGAGGACCTCGGTGGCGGGGTCTCGCAGTCCGCGACGACGACGTACAACGCCGCGTTCTTCGCCGGGCTCAAGGACATCGAGCACCACCCGCACAGCCTCTACATCGGCCGGTACCCGGCCGGCCGCGAGGCAACGGTCGCCTGGCCGAGCAAGGACCTGCGCTTCCAGAACGACTCCGGGCACCCCGTCTACATCCAGGCGAACCACAAGGTCGGCTCCATCGAGGTCTCGATGTGGGGCACCAAGGTGTGGGACAAGATCGAGTCGATCTCGTCGCCGCGGCGCAACATCGTCTCGCCGAAGACGGTCGAGTCCGAGGACCCGGACTGCGAGCCGCAGTCGCCGGTCGACGGCTTCGACATCACCGTCACGCGCGTCTTCTTCAAGGACGGCGAGGAGGCGAAGCGGGAGACCTACGACACCCACTACTTCCCGACCGACCGGATCGTCTGCGTCGAGCCGGGCAAGGGCACGAAGTCGCCGACGCCGGGGTCGAGCGAGTCGCCCGACCCGAGCCCGTCCCGCACGCCGAAGCCGCCGAAGTCGACCCCGACGCCCAAGCCGGAGCCGTCGCCGTCCGCGAGCCCGACGACGTCGTCCTCGGCCCCGCCGCTGCCCATCGGTGGCGACGACGACGTGGTGCCGGACTGA
- a CDS encoding Lrp/AsnC family transcriptional regulator — MPDLDPLDAQIVAALQADARTSYADIGEEIGLSAPAVKRRVDRLRSTGAIRGFTAVVDPAALGWTTEAFVELYCEGRTSPEKIRAAVARFPEVVSASTVTGDADALLHVLARDIKHLERVVEQIAAERFVTRTRSSIVMSSLLRRTESSGLA; from the coding sequence GTGCCGGACCTCGACCCGTTGGACGCGCAGATCGTCGCGGCGTTGCAGGCCGACGCGCGCACCAGCTACGCCGACATCGGCGAGGAGATCGGCCTGTCCGCCCCTGCCGTGAAGCGGCGCGTGGACCGGCTGCGGTCCACCGGGGCGATCCGCGGCTTCACCGCGGTCGTCGACCCTGCCGCGCTCGGCTGGACGACCGAGGCCTTCGTCGAGCTCTACTGCGAGGGCCGCACGTCCCCGGAGAAGATCCGCGCCGCCGTGGCCCGGTTCCCCGAGGTCGTCTCCGCCTCGACCGTCACCGGTGACGCCGACGCGCTCCTCCACGTCCTCGCCCGCGACATCAAGCACCTCGAGCGGGTGGTGGAACAGATCGCCGCCGAGCGCTTCGTCACCCGCACCCGCTCGTCGATCGTGATGTCCTCGCTGCTTCGCCGCACGGAGAGCAGCGGCCTCGCCTGA
- a CDS encoding dienelactone hydrolase family protein: MAHIALFHSILGVRPGELDGARRLTEAGHEVRVVDQYDGEVFDDYEDATAFARTVGYHELIGRALASTLDLPDGFVALGFSNGAVMAQYVALQRPVSGVVLVSTAVELAEIGGNAWPSEVAVQLHHAMDDQWKEPQQMIDFVGQVQQAGADIDVFDYHAGGHLFTDPSKADEYDEAGTELFWERTLAFCSAR, translated from the coding sequence ATGGCCCACATCGCGCTGTTCCACTCGATCCTCGGCGTCCGCCCCGGCGAGCTCGACGGTGCCCGCCGCCTCACCGAGGCCGGGCACGAGGTCCGCGTCGTCGACCAGTACGACGGCGAGGTCTTCGACGACTACGAGGACGCCACCGCGTTCGCCCGCACCGTCGGCTACCACGAGCTCATCGGCCGGGCCCTGGCCTCGACACTCGACCTCCCCGACGGCTTCGTCGCGCTCGGGTTCTCCAACGGCGCCGTGATGGCGCAGTACGTCGCGCTCCAGCGCCCCGTCAGCGGCGTCGTGCTGGTGTCCACCGCCGTCGAACTCGCCGAGATCGGCGGGAACGCCTGGCCCTCCGAGGTCGCCGTCCAGCTCCACCACGCGATGGACGACCAGTGGAAGGAGCCGCAGCAGATGATCGACTTCGTCGGTCAGGTCCAGCAGGCCGGCGCCGACATCGACGTGTTCGACTACCACGCCGGCGGCCACCTGTTCACCGACCCGTCCAAGGCCGACGAGTACGACGAGGCGGGCACGGAGCTGTTCTGGGAGCGGACCCTCGCCTTCTGCTCCGCCCGCTGA
- a CDS encoding serine hydrolase, with the protein MSNSSSPVFNQKKVLRACAEVLDRIEANPAYERTSGLLVEVGGEVRFAVDRRGPAVADVFSVTKAVTATLVGIAQADGFVPDLDAPAKPSPHTWRQLLTMTRGCETDGPWELDAVMARGDSWLEHWLAAPAVTDPGKKFRYDDGAYHLLGAALTEATRRPLAEYAAERLFAPLGIEEWAWLTDPDGLPLGFGHLQLDRPALATFGRLWLDQGRLDGRELLPPRYARAMATAHTTGGAPEWKGYGFGLWVDKSMGFFASGWAGQHVLVLPAADAVVVTTGYAAFDPGPPPTDEMPEGWRPAVKLVREVLVPVLLAGASS; encoded by the coding sequence ATGTCGAACTCGTCGAGCCCCGTGTTCAACCAGAAGAAGGTCCTGCGCGCCTGCGCGGAGGTCCTCGACCGCATCGAGGCGAACCCGGCCTACGAGCGGACGTCCGGCCTCCTCGTCGAGGTCGGCGGTGAGGTGCGCTTCGCGGTGGACCGGCGCGGGCCGGCCGTCGCCGACGTCTTCTCGGTGACGAAGGCCGTGACCGCGACCCTCGTCGGGATCGCGCAGGCGGACGGCTTCGTCCCGGACCTCGACGCGCCGGCGAAACCGAGCCCGCACACCTGGCGGCAGCTGCTGACGATGACCCGCGGCTGCGAGACCGACGGGCCGTGGGAGCTCGACGCGGTGATGGCACGGGGCGACAGCTGGCTCGAGCACTGGCTCGCGGCGCCGGCGGTCACGGACCCGGGCAAGAAGTTCCGCTACGACGACGGCGCCTACCACCTGCTCGGCGCCGCGCTGACCGAGGCGACGCGGCGCCCGCTCGCGGAGTACGCGGCCGAGCGCCTGTTCGCGCCGCTCGGGATCGAGGAGTGGGCCTGGCTGACCGACCCCGACGGGCTGCCGCTGGGGTTCGGGCACCTGCAGCTCGACCGGCCGGCGCTGGCCACGTTCGGGCGGCTGTGGCTCGACCAGGGCCGGCTCGACGGCCGGGAACTGCTTCCGCCCAGGTACGCCCGCGCGATGGCGACCGCGCACACGACCGGCGGCGCGCCGGAGTGGAAGGGCTACGGCTTCGGGCTCTGGGTCGACAAGTCGATGGGCTTCTTCGCGAGCGGCTGGGCGGGGCAGCACGTCCTCGTGCTGCCGGCGGCCGACGCGGTCGTCGTCACGACCGGATACGCCGCCTTCGACCCCGGCCCTCCCCCGACCGACGAGATGCCCGAGGGCTGGCGACCGGCGGTGAAGCTGGTCCGCGAGGTGCTCGTCCCCGTCCTGCTCGCGGGGGCGTCGTCGTGA
- the mshB gene encoding N-acetyl-1-D-myo-inositol-2-amino-2-deoxy-alpha-D-glucopyranoside deacetylase, with the protein MPAPTADRRIVLVHAHPDDEVINSGIVMAKYAAESAHVTLVTCTLGEEGEVLVPELAHLAADRDDALGPHRITELAAAMAALGVTDSRFLGGPGRYRDSGMMGVPSNDRENCFWRAEVDEAAAHLVEVLREVRPQVLVTYDENGGYGHPDHIQAHRVTMRAAELAADPAFRPDLGEAWTVAKIYWYAIPFSFLQSGIDALRAAGDTEFFNGVERVEDLGMGVPDELVTTFVEGEEYIEAKMAAMRAHATQITVDGPFFALSNHLGQKIWGVECFRLVGGTVPAPADGSESDLFAGL; encoded by the coding sequence ATGCCCGCCCCGACCGCCGACCGCCGGATCGTCCTCGTCCACGCCCACCCGGACGACGAGGTGATCAACAGTGGGATCGTGATGGCCAAGTACGCCGCCGAGAGCGCGCACGTCACGCTCGTGACCTGCACGTTGGGGGAGGAGGGCGAGGTCCTCGTCCCCGAACTCGCCCACCTCGCCGCCGATCGCGACGACGCCCTCGGCCCGCACCGCATCACCGAACTCGCCGCCGCGATGGCGGCCCTCGGCGTCACCGACTCCCGGTTCCTCGGCGGCCCCGGCCGGTACCGGGACTCCGGGATGATGGGCGTGCCGTCCAACGACCGCGAGAACTGCTTCTGGCGGGCCGAGGTGGACGAGGCCGCCGCGCACCTGGTCGAGGTGCTGCGCGAGGTCCGGCCCCAGGTGCTCGTGACCTACGACGAGAACGGCGGCTACGGCCACCCCGACCACATCCAGGCCCACCGGGTGACGATGCGGGCCGCCGAGCTCGCCGCCGACCCCGCGTTCCGGCCCGACCTGGGCGAGGCGTGGACCGTCGCGAAGATCTACTGGTACGCGATCCCGTTCTCGTTCCTGCAGTCCGGCATCGACGCGCTCCGGGCAGCCGGGGACACCGAGTTCTTCAACGGCGTCGAGCGGGTCGAGGACCTCGGCATGGGCGTGCCCGACGAGCTCGTCACCACGTTCGTCGAGGGCGAGGAGTACATCGAGGCCAAGATGGCCGCGATGCGCGCCCACGCCACCCAGATCACCGTCGACGGCCCGTTCTTCGCCCTCTCGAACCACCTGGGGCAGAAGATCTGGGGCGTCGAGTGCTTCCGCCTCGTCGGCGGCACCGTCCCCGCCCCGGCCGACGGCTCCGAGTCCGACCTGTTCGCGGGCCTGTGA